ACGGAGCGGCGAGGACGGCAACAGCTTCGTCCTCTTCAGGGGCGCCGGCGGCGAGGTCTCGCTCACCCAGGGGGACATAAGGTCGCTCCAGGTGGCCAAGGCGGCCATAAGGGCCGGCGTCGAGGTGCTGCTGCGAAGAGCCGGCGTCGACGCCGACGCCGTGGGGACCGTCCATGTGGCCGGGGCCTTCGGCAGCCGTCTGCGCCCCGATGCGCTGGCGGAGATAGGGCTTATCGGGAGGGCATGGACGGGGCGGGTCAACCTCGCGGGGGACGCGGCGCTCGAGGGGGCGGTGAAGGCCCTGGTCAGCCGCGAGGCGAGAACCCGGGCCGAGAGGGCGGCGGCCGCCGCGCACTACGTCTCCCTCTCGGGCAGCGCCCCCTTTGAAAGGGAGTTTATAAAACACATGGACCTTTGCAGCGGCTGAGGGGGCCTTTCGGCGCAAGGGCCTGCCCCGGCGGAAAAAACCGGAGCTTCCAGAAGGGGAGGGAGATGAAGAAGGTAAGAAGGGCGATAGTCAGCGTAACGGACAAGTCGGGGATCGAGGACTTCGTAAAGAGGCTCGAGGCCGCCGGTGTCGAGATAATATCCACGGGAGGCACGGCCGAGCTCCTCAAGAAGGCCGGTGTCGACGTCATACCGATCTCGGCCTACACCGGTTTCCCCGAGATGCTCGACGGCAGGGTCAAGACCCTCCATCCCAAGATACACGGCGGCATACTGGCCATGCGCGACAACCCGGAGCACCGCCGCCAGATGGAGAGCCACGACATACTGCCCATCGACATGATAGTGGTGAACCTCTACGCCTTCGAGGAGACGGTGGCCGGCGGCTGCACCCTCGAGGAGGCCATCGAGAACATAGATATCGGCGGCCCCACCATGATAAGGGCGGCGGCCAAGAACTTCAGGGACGTGGCCGTCGTGACCGATCCGGCCGACTACGACGCCGTGATGGAGGAGATGGAGCGCAACGGCGGGGCGTTGTCCGAGGCCACGCGTTTCGAGCTCGCCAAGAAGGTCTTTTCGCTCACGGCCCGCTACGACGGCGCGGTCTCCAACTACCTCACCGGCCTCGACGGCCCGGCCGCCTTCCCCTCGACGCTGACCATGCAGTTCGCCAAGGTCCAGGACCTGCGCTACGGCGAGAATCCCCACCAGGCCGCGGCCTTCTACCGCGAGGGCCGGGGCGGGGGGCTCGCCGACGCCGTCCAGCTCCACGGCAAGGAGCTCTCCTTCAACAACATACTGGACCTCCACTCGGCCATGGCCCTGGCCTCGGAGTTCGACGCCCCGGCGGCGGCCATCATAAAGCACAACAACCCCTGCGGCGCGGCCTGCTCCGAGGCCGGTCCGGCCGAGGCCTACCGCAAGGCCCTGGAGTGTGATCGCAGCTCGGCCTTCGGGGGCATCGTGGCCTTCAACAGGCCCGTCACGGCCGACGTGGCCCGCGAGCTCTCCGGCATATTCCTCGAGGCCGTCATCGCGCCGGGCTTCGACGACGAGGCCCTGGATATACTCAGGAAGAAAAAGAACATAAGGCTCATGGCGGCGGGAAAGGGGGGCAGGCTCCCGGAGCCGGACGGACGCCTCGACATAAAACGCGTCTCCGGCGGCGTGCTCGTCCAGGAGCCCGACCGCCCGGAGCCGCCGCGGCTTCGCACCGTTACGAGGCGCGAGCCCACGGCCGATGAGCTCGAAGGGCTCGCCTTCGCCTGGCGCGTTGCAAAGCACGTGAAAAGCAACGTCATCGTGCTCGCCAAGGACGGCCGCACCGTCGGCATAGGCGCGGGCCAGATGTCGCGCATAGACTCGACGAAGATCGCCGTCATGAAGGCCGGTGACGCGGGGCTTGACGTGCGTGGCTCGGTACTCGCCTCGGACGCCTTCTTCCCCTTCCGCGACAACGTGGACCTGGCGGCGGAGAACGGCGTGACCGCCATAATACAGCCCGGCGGCTCGATCCGCGACGACGAGGTCATAGCCGCCGCCGACGAACACGGCATGGCCATGGTCTTTACCGGAGTGCGCCACTTCAGGCATTGATAGCGCTGAGGGAACCTTCTGGAAGGGGACGCGGTTCCTTGTCGGACCCGTGGACCGTTGTCCGCGTGGCGCTCCCCGGGAGGTTCGGTCCGCAAAGGCGTAAAGGATCCCGCCTGGCGCGGACCGAACCTCCCGGGGAGCGCCACGCTGGTGCGAGCGCATGAGGGGGGCCGGGGGAGACGCGGGCCTGTGGCCCTTCTTGAGAAAGTTTCCCCCGGGGCGATTAACGGCATAAGGAGGACGTTCGAGGTCGATGAAAGTGCTTGTCATAGGCGGCGGGGGCCGCGAGCACGCCATTGTGTGGAAGCTCGCCGCGAGTCCGCTTGTAAAGAAGATATACACGGCGCCGGGCAATCCCGGCACGGCGGCCCACGGCGAGAACGTGCCGATAGCGGTCGACGACATCGCTGGGCTCGTGGACTTCGCAAAGAGGGAGGCCGTGGACCTTACCGTTGTCGGTCCGGAGCTGCCGCTGACGCTCGGCGTAGCCGACGCCTTCAGGGCCGAGGGGCTGAGGATATTCGGCCCCACGAAGGCGGCGGCGGCGCTCGAGGGGAGCAAGGCCTTCAGCAAGGCGCTGATGACCAAGTACGGCCTGCCCACGGCCCGCTACCGCGAGTTCACCGACCCCGACGAGGCGCTGCGCTACGCGGAGGGCGCCGGGGGACCGGTCGTCATAAAGGCCGACGGCCTGGCGGCCGGCAAGGGGGTCCTCATCTGCTCCACCGTGGACGAGATGATCGTGGCCGTCGACTCCCTGATGAAGAAGAAGGTCTTCGGCGAGGCCGGCGAGAGGGTCATAGTGGAGGACTTTCTCGTCGGCGAGGAGGCCTCTTTCATAGCGGTCACCGACGGCCGATGCGTCGTGCCCTTAGCGCCGTCGCAGGACCACAAGGCCATATACGACGGCGACGAGGGACCCAATACGGGCGGCATGGGCGCCTACTC
The sequence above is drawn from the Deltaproteobacteria bacterium genome and encodes:
- the purH gene encoding bifunctional phosphoribosylaminoimidazolecarboxamide formyltransferase/IMP cyclohydrolase; this translates as MKKVRRAIVSVTDKSGIEDFVKRLEAAGVEIISTGGTAELLKKAGVDVIPISAYTGFPEMLDGRVKTLHPKIHGGILAMRDNPEHRRQMESHDILPIDMIVVNLYAFEETVAGGCTLEEAIENIDIGGPTMIRAAAKNFRDVAVVTDPADYDAVMEEMERNGGALSEATRFELAKKVFSLTARYDGAVSNYLTGLDGPAAFPSTLTMQFAKVQDLRYGENPHQAAAFYREGRGGGLADAVQLHGKELSFNNILDLHSAMALASEFDAPAAAIIKHNNPCGAACSEAGPAEAYRKALECDRSSAFGGIVAFNRPVTADVARELSGIFLEAVIAPGFDDEALDILRKKKNIRLMAAGKGGRLPEPDGRLDIKRVSGGVLVQEPDRPEPPRLRTVTRREPTADELEGLAFAWRVAKHVKSNVIVLAKDGRTVGIGAGQMSRIDSTKIAVMKAGDAGLDVRGSVLASDAFFPFRDNVDLAAENGVTAIIQPGGSIRDDEVIAAADEHGMAMVFTGVRHFRH
- the purD gene encoding phosphoribosylamine--glycine ligase, with product MKVLVIGGGGREHAIVWKLAASPLVKKIYTAPGNPGTAAHGENVPIAVDDIAGLVDFAKREAVDLTVVGPELPLTLGVADAFRAEGLRIFGPTKAAAALEGSKAFSKALMTKYGLPTARYREFTDPDEALRYAEGAGGPVVIKADGLAAGKGVLICSTVDEMIVAVDSLMKKKVFGEAGERVIVEDFLVGEEASFIAVTDGRCVVPLAPSQDHKAIYDGDEGPNTGGMGAYSPAPVVTAELEREIMERIMVPAVRAMEEEGRPYSGVLYAGLMMTDEGPMLLEFNCRFGDPEAQPLMARLEDDLAELLMACAEGGLEERTLSWSEKTAVCVVMASEGYPGEYEKGKPISGLEEAAAMEDVVVFHAGTAEEDGRIVTAGGRVLGVTGLGADTKEAIEHTYRAVEKISWDGAYYRRDIGLKALGR